One genomic segment of Danio rerio strain Tuebingen ecotype United States chromosome 11, GRCz12tu, whole genome shotgun sequence includes these proteins:
- the rap1ab gene encoding ras-related protein rap1ab isoform X1, which translates to MREYKLVVLGSGGVGKSALTVQFVQGIFVEKYDPTIEDSYRKQVEVDGQQCMLEILDTAGTEQFTAMRDLYMKNGQGFALVYSITAQSTFNDLQDLREQILRVKDTEDVPMILVGNKCDLEDERVVGKEQGQNLARQWNNCAFLESSAKSKINVLDIFYDLVRQINRKTPVEKKKAKKKSNCVLL; encoded by the exons ATGCGTGAATACAAGCTTGTGGTGTTGGGCTCTGGTGGTGTGGGCAAGTCAGCCTTG ACCGTCCAATTTGTTCAGGGGATATTCGTGGAGAAGTATGACCCTACAATTGAAGACTCCTACAGAAAG CAAGTTGAAGTTGATGGCCAGCAGTGCATGTTGGAAATCCTGGACACAGCAGGAACA GAGCAGTTCACAGCCATGAGGGATCTGTACATGAAGAACGGTCAGGGCTTTGCTCTCGTCTACTCAATTACAGCTCAGTCTACATTCAATGACTTGCAGGACTTACGAGAGCAGATACTACGTGTAAAGGATACAGAAGAT GTGCCAATGATCCTAGTTGGCAATAAGTGTGATCTGGAGGATGAAAGAGTTGTGGGGAAAGAACAGGGGCAAAATCTAGCCCGTCAGTGGAACAACTGTGCCTTTTTAGAGTCTTCAGCCAAATCAAAAATCAATGTCCTTGAT ATCTTCTATGACTTGGTCAGACAAATTAACAGGAAAACACCAGTGGAAAAGAAGAAAGCAAAAAAGAAGTCTAATTGTGTTCTCCTGTAG